The Stenotrophomonas rhizophila genome has a window encoding:
- a CDS encoding glycosyl hydrolase family 18 protein, with amino-acid sequence MADPIARSTVTSLSPRRPARPRRWLLALALGSAALSPGLALAASCTGVPEWNGNVIYLAGSTLQKGGVLYRANQDIWNAPPDHPAGAPYYTNLGACDSGGSNQPPSVSLTSPANGASFSAGSTITVSANASDADGSVSKVEFFRGGTSLGIDTSAPYSVSWANAAAGTHTFKAVATDNNNAVTSSATVSVTVNAASNDTTPPSVPGGLSSPSKTATTVNLAWSAATDNSGGSGVAGYDVYRNGTLVGSPNATQYTDGGLTASTAYTYAVRARDNAGNASARSATISVTTSAGGGSGGNKRVIGYFTQWGIYGRNYRVKNIDTSGSASKLTHINYAFGNVRNNRCEVGVTQASDPNTGVGGDAFADYTKAFQAGESVSGSADTWDQPLRGNWNQLKQLKAKHPNVKVLISLGGWTWSRGFSSAAQPANRQAFVASCIDAYIKGNLPVTDGAGGVGAAAGVFDGIDIDWEYPVACGIACGTPADNANFTALMAEFRRQLDAVRPGLLLTVAVGAGIDKIRVTDPAAYHPYLDFINVMTYDFHGAFDPKTGHHSALFDSPADPSTGDVKLYNSNDAMEAFLARGVPASKLNLGIGFYGRGWTNVPNVNNGLYQTGTAAPGTYEAGIEDWKVLKNLNHPVFTDATARATWSYNGTTFWSFDTPAMVTEKMGYVKTQGLGGAFFWEFSGDDTQGTLVNTISNGLK; translated from the coding sequence ATGGCTGACCCGATTGCGCGCAGTACGGTGACATCGTTATCTCCCCGCCGCCCCGCCCGGCCCCGCCGCTGGCTGCTGGCCCTCGCCCTGGGTTCGGCGGCCCTGAGCCCCGGCCTCGCCCTGGCCGCCAGTTGTACCGGCGTGCCGGAGTGGAACGGCAACGTGATCTACCTGGCCGGCAGCACCCTGCAGAAGGGCGGCGTGCTGTACCGGGCCAACCAGGACATCTGGAATGCCCCGCCCGACCACCCGGCCGGTGCGCCGTACTACACCAACCTGGGCGCCTGCGACAGCGGCGGCAGCAACCAGCCACCCAGCGTCAGCCTGACCTCGCCGGCCAACGGCGCCAGCTTCAGCGCCGGCAGCACCATCACCGTCAGCGCCAACGCCAGTGACGCCGACGGCAGCGTGAGCAAGGTCGAATTCTTCCGTGGCGGCACCTCGCTCGGCATCGACACCAGCGCGCCCTACAGCGTGAGCTGGGCCAACGCGGCGGCCGGCACCCATACCTTCAAGGCCGTGGCGACGGACAACAACAACGCCGTGACCTCGTCGGCCACGGTCAGCGTGACCGTCAACGCCGCCAGCAACGACACCACCCCGCCCAGCGTGCCGGGCGGCCTGTCGTCGCCGTCCAAGACCGCCACCACCGTCAACCTGGCCTGGAGCGCGGCCACCGACAACAGCGGCGGCAGCGGCGTGGCCGGCTATGACGTGTACCGCAACGGCACCCTGGTCGGCTCGCCCAACGCCACCCAGTACACCGATGGCGGGCTCACCGCCAGCACCGCCTACACCTACGCCGTGCGGGCCCGCGACAACGCCGGCAACGCCTCGGCCCGCAGTGCCACCATCAGCGTGACCACCAGTGCAGGGGGCGGCAGTGGCGGCAACAAACGCGTCATCGGCTACTTCACCCAGTGGGGCATCTACGGGCGCAACTACCGGGTCAAGAACATCGACACCAGCGGTTCGGCCAGCAAGCTGACCCACATCAACTACGCCTTCGGCAACGTGCGCAACAACCGCTGCGAAGTGGGCGTCACCCAGGCCTCCGACCCGAACACCGGGGTGGGCGGCGATGCGTTCGCCGATTACACCAAGGCGTTCCAGGCTGGTGAAAGCGTCAGCGGCAGCGCCGATACCTGGGACCAGCCGCTGCGCGGCAACTGGAACCAGCTCAAGCAGCTCAAGGCCAAGCACCCGAACGTGAAGGTGCTGATCTCGCTCGGTGGCTGGACCTGGTCGCGCGGCTTCTCCAGCGCGGCGCAGCCGGCCAACCGCCAGGCGTTCGTGGCCTCGTGCATCGACGCCTACATCAAGGGCAACCTGCCGGTGACCGACGGTGCCGGTGGCGTGGGCGCGGCGGCAGGCGTGTTCGACGGCATCGACATCGACTGGGAGTACCCGGTGGCGTGCGGCATTGCCTGCGGGACCCCGGCCGACAATGCCAACTTCACCGCGCTGATGGCCGAATTCCGCCGCCAGCTCGATGCGGTGCGCCCGGGCCTGCTGCTCACGGTGGCGGTCGGTGCGGGCATCGACAAGATCCGCGTGACCGATCCGGCGGCGTATCACCCGTACCTGGATTTCATCAACGTGATGACGTACGACTTCCACGGCGCGTTCGATCCGAAGACCGGGCACCATTCGGCGCTGTTCGATTCGCCGGCCGATCCGTCCACCGGTGATGTGAAGCTGTACAACAGCAACGATGCGATGGAAGCCTTCCTCGCCCGCGGGGTGCCGGCCAGCAAGCTCAACCTGGGCATCGGCTTCTACGGCCGCGGCTGGACCAACGTGCCCAACGTCAACAACGGGCTGTACCAGACCGGCACGGCCGCACCGGGTACCTACGAGGCGGGCATCGAAGACTGGAAGGTGTTGAAGAACCTCAACCATCCGGTCTTCACCGACGCCACCGCGCGGGCCACCTGGAGCTACAACGGCACCACGTTCTGGAGCTTCGACACACCGGCGATGGTGACCGAGAAGATGGGCTACGTGAAAACCCAGGGACTGGGCGGTGCGTTCTTCTGGGAGTTCAGCGGCGATGACACCCAGGGCACGCTGGTGAACACGATCAGCAATGGGTTGAAGTAA
- the purL gene encoding phosphoribosylformylglycinamidine synthase, which translates to MMVLEGASALSPFRRERLESRLQSLAADLRITGAWHVYFIQTEGDAAPDPVVLTRILEAEPAPAVREDGAISRFVVPRLGTLSPWSSKATELVRGAGQPIRRVERGLRIDLAGWPADTAAREAVIRALHDPMTQSVLDDAAQAQALFTAPARGELERVALEDLEAANRRLGLAMAQDEIDYLRQRFGELGRKPSDVELMMFAQANSEHCRHKIFNASWTIDGADQAHSLFRMIKNTHQQTPQHTLSAYSDNAAVVAGFPAARYRPDPATGEYRSEAVVDSAFCIKVETHNHPTAIAPFPGASTGAGGEIRDEGATGRGGKPKAGLTGFSVSHLRIPTLPQPWEAPRALNPRMAPALDIMLEGPLGGAAFNNEFGRPNLLGYFRSFELPEGDGLTRAYDKPIMLAGGLGAIDQVQVEKLKLQPGDAVIVLGGPAMLIGLGGGAASSVASGESAEDLDFASVQRDNPEMERRCQEVIDRCVALGLDNPIRWFHDVGAGGLSNAIPELLHDSGVGGVIDLGKVPTDDPSLSPMQLWCNESQERYVLGVPQARLAEFAALCARERCPFAAVGVATAEERLVVAYGATVGNIPADAPIDLPMDVLFGKPPKMHRDTAHPPAPRWPSLKTAGLDLHEAGLRVLAHPSVASKNFLVTIGDRSVGGLTAREQMIGPWQLPLSDVAITLAGFDTLAGEAMSIGERTPLALLDAAASARMAVGEAITNLCAAPVDALETVKLSANWMAAAGHNGEDALLYDAVRAVGMELCPQLDLSIPVGKDSLSMQAQWHDAGEAHKSVSPVSLVITAFAPVADASTQLTPLLDRETESELWLIGLGAGKQRLGGSILAQVHADHSALPAFAGAVPDLDDPQRLRAFFELIRDARQSGLLLAYHDRSDGGAFAALCEMAFASRQGLDITLDAWGDDPFRSLFNEELGAVVQIAREDRAAFADLVERHALTECAQRIARPTTAPVVRVSLQGESLVEWRWEALFDAWWSVTHAMQKLRDNPDNADQERAIARSFTAPGLKPKLSFDLNEDVAAPFINTGARPRVAVLREQGVNGQIEMANIFERAGFRSVDVHMSDLIAGRVDLADFTGLAACGGFSYGDVLGAGRGWATSVLERSALRDAFAGFFARQDSFALGVCNGCQMLSQLKDIIPGAEHWPQFRRNRSEQFEARTALLEIVESPSILLRGMAGSRLPVAVAHGEGQAVFANAVDQAAARVSLRYVDGDGNVATQYPLNPNGSPDGITGLTTTDGRVTIMMPHPERTPRAVNLSWRPAEWNGDSPWLRMFRNARVWCG; encoded by the coding sequence ATGATGGTCCTCGAGGGCGCATCCGCCCTTTCGCCGTTCCGCCGCGAACGTCTTGAATCCCGCCTCCAGTCCCTGGCCGCCGATCTGCGCATTACCGGTGCCTGGCATGTGTACTTCATCCAGACCGAGGGCGATGCCGCCCCGGACCCGGTGGTCCTGACCCGGATCCTGGAAGCCGAGCCGGCCCCGGCAGTACGCGAGGACGGGGCAATCAGCCGCTTCGTGGTGCCGCGCCTGGGCACGCTGTCGCCGTGGTCGAGCAAGGCCACCGAACTGGTGCGTGGCGCCGGGCAGCCGATCCGCCGGGTGGAACGTGGCCTGCGCATCGACCTGGCCGGCTGGCCGGCCGACACGGCCGCGCGCGAGGCGGTTATCCGCGCGCTGCACGACCCGATGACCCAGTCGGTGCTGGACGATGCCGCCCAGGCCCAGGCGCTGTTCACCGCGCCGGCCCGTGGCGAGCTGGAGCGGGTAGCGCTGGAAGACCTGGAAGCGGCCAACCGCCGCCTGGGCCTGGCCATGGCCCAGGACGAGATCGACTACCTGCGCCAGCGCTTCGGCGAGCTGGGCCGCAAGCCGTCGGACGTGGAACTGATGATGTTCGCGCAGGCGAACTCCGAACACTGCCGGCACAAGATCTTCAATGCCAGCTGGACCATCGATGGCGCCGACCAGGCCCATTCGCTGTTCCGCATGATCAAGAACACCCACCAGCAGACTCCGCAGCACACGCTCAGCGCGTACAGCGACAACGCGGCGGTGGTGGCCGGTTTCCCGGCCGCGCGCTACCGCCCGGACCCGGCCACGGGCGAGTACCGCAGCGAAGCGGTGGTCGATTCGGCGTTCTGCATCAAGGTGGAAACGCATAACCACCCGACCGCGATCGCGCCGTTCCCGGGCGCCTCCACCGGCGCCGGCGGCGAGATCCGCGACGAAGGCGCCACCGGCCGCGGCGGCAAGCCCAAGGCCGGCCTGACCGGCTTCTCGGTTTCGCACCTGCGCATCCCGACCCTGCCGCAGCCGTGGGAGGCGCCGCGCGCGCTGAACCCGCGCATGGCGCCGGCGCTGGACATCATGCTGGAAGGCCCGCTCGGCGGCGCCGCGTTCAACAACGAATTCGGCCGGCCGAACCTGCTGGGCTACTTCCGCAGCTTCGAGCTGCCCGAAGGTGACGGCCTGACCCGCGCCTACGACAAGCCGATCATGCTGGCCGGCGGCCTCGGTGCGATCGACCAGGTCCAGGTCGAAAAGCTCAAGCTGCAGCCGGGCGATGCGGTGATCGTGCTCGGCGGCCCGGCCATGCTGATCGGGCTGGGCGGCGGTGCGGCCAGTTCGGTGGCCTCCGGCGAAAGCGCCGAGGACCTGGATTTCGCCAGCGTGCAGCGCGACAACCCGGAAATGGAGCGCCGCTGCCAGGAAGTGATCGACCGATGCGTCGCGCTGGGCCTGGACAACCCGATCCGCTGGTTCCATGACGTCGGCGCCGGTGGCCTGTCCAACGCGATTCCCGAGCTGCTGCACGACTCCGGCGTGGGCGGCGTGATCGACCTGGGCAAGGTGCCCACCGATGACCCGTCGCTGTCGCCGATGCAGCTGTGGTGCAACGAATCGCAGGAGCGCTATGTGCTCGGCGTGCCGCAGGCGCGCCTGGCCGAGTTCGCCGCGCTGTGCGCGCGCGAGCGCTGCCCGTTCGCCGCGGTCGGCGTGGCCACGGCCGAAGAACGCCTGGTGGTCGCCTATGGCGCGACGGTCGGCAACATTCCGGCCGACGCCCCGATCGACCTGCCGATGGACGTGCTGTTCGGCAAGCCGCCGAAGATGCACCGCGACACCGCGCACCCGCCGGCGCCGCGCTGGCCGTCGCTGAAGACCGCTGGCCTGGACCTGCACGAGGCAGGCCTGCGCGTGTTGGCGCACCCGTCGGTGGCGTCGAAGAACTTCCTGGTCACCATCGGTGACCGCAGCGTCGGTGGCCTGACCGCACGCGAACAGATGATCGGTCCGTGGCAGCTGCCGCTGTCCGACGTTGCCATCACCCTGGCCGGCTTCGATACGCTGGCCGGCGAAGCGATGTCGATCGGCGAGCGCACCCCGCTGGCGCTGCTCGATGCCGCCGCCTCGGCGCGCATGGCGGTGGGCGAAGCGATCACCAACCTGTGCGCGGCCCCGGTCGATGCGCTGGAAACGGTGAAGCTTTCTGCGAACTGGATGGCCGCGGCGGGCCACAACGGCGAAGACGCGCTGCTGTACGACGCCGTGCGCGCAGTGGGCATGGAACTGTGCCCGCAGCTGGACCTGAGCATCCCGGTCGGCAAGGACTCGCTGTCCATGCAGGCGCAGTGGCACGACGCCGGTGAGGCGCACAAGTCGGTGTCGCCGGTGTCGCTGGTGATCACCGCGTTCGCGCCGGTGGCCGATGCCAGCACCCAGCTGACCCCGCTGCTGGACCGCGAGACGGAAAGCGAGCTCTGGCTGATCGGCCTGGGCGCCGGCAAGCAGCGCCTGGGCGGTTCGATCCTGGCCCAGGTGCACGCCGACCACAGCGCGCTGCCGGCGTTCGCCGGTGCCGTGCCGGACCTGGACGATCCGCAGCGCCTGCGTGCGTTCTTCGAACTGATCCGCGACGCACGCCAGTCCGGCCTGCTGCTGGCCTATCACGACCGCAGCGACGGCGGCGCGTTCGCCGCGCTGTGCGAAATGGCCTTCGCCTCGCGCCAGGGCCTGGACATCACCCTGGATGCGTGGGGCGATGATCCGTTCCGCAGCCTGTTCAACGAAGAGCTGGGCGCAGTGGTGCAGATCGCCCGCGAAGACCGCGCGGCCTTCGCCGACCTGGTGGAGCGCCACGCGCTGACCGAATGTGCCCAGCGCATCGCCCGCCCGACCACCGCCCCGGTGGTGCGCGTGTCGCTGCAGGGCGAAAGCCTGGTTGAATGGCGCTGGGAAGCGCTGTTCGATGCCTGGTGGTCGGTCACCCACGCCATGCAGAAGCTGCGCGACAACCCCGACAACGCCGACCAGGAGCGCGCCATCGCGCGCAGCTTCACCGCGCCGGGCCTGAAGCCGAAGCTCAGCTTCGACCTCAATGAGGATGTGGCAGCGCCGTTCATCAACACCGGCGCGCGTCCGCGCGTGGCGGTGCTGCGCGAGCAGGGCGTCAACGGCCAGATCGAAATGGCCAACATCTTCGAACGCGCCGGCTTCCGCAGCGTGGACGTGCACATGAGCGACCTGATCGCCGGCCGCGTCGACCTGGCCGATTTCACCGGCCTGGCCGCCTGTGGCGGCTTCAGCTACGGCGACGTGCTGGGTGCGGGCCGCGGCTGGGCCACCTCGGTGCTGGAGCGCAGCGCGCTGCGTGATGCCTTTGCCGGCTTCTTCGCCCGCCAGGACAGCTTCGCGCTGGGCGTGTGCAACGGCTGCCAGATGCTGAGCCAGCTCAAGGACATCATCCCCGGTGCGGAGCACTGGCCGCAGTTCCGGCGCAACCGCAGCGAGCAGTTCGAAGCCCGCACCGCGTTGCTGGAGATCGTCGAATCGCCGTCGATCCTGCTGCGTGGCATGGCCGGTTCGCGCCTGCCGGTGGCGGTGGCGCACGGCGAAGGCCAGGCGGTGTTCGCCAATGCCGTCGACCAGGCCGCCGCCCGCGTGTCGCTGCGGTATGTCGATGGCGACGGCAACGTGGCCACCCAGTACCCGCTGAACCCGAACGGCTCGCCCGATGGCATCACCGGCCTGACCACCACCGATGGCCGCGTGACGATCATGATGCCGCACCCGGAGCGCACCCCGCGCGCGGTGAACCTCAGCTGGCGTCCGGCGGAATGGAACGGCGACTCGCCGTGGCTGCGCATGTTCCGCAACGCAAGAGTATGGTGCGGCTGA